The window AGCTGGTCCATCATCTTGCGGAACAGGTCGCGGTCTTCAGCGATATCGATGGAATCGATGCTGGTACCGAGAATCTTCACGCCTTCGTCGCTGAGTGCGCGGGCGATGTTCAGCGGAGTCTGGCCACCGAACTGCACGATAACGCCAGCGGGCTGTTCCTTCTTGTAAATCTGGAGAACGTCTTCGAGGGTAACCGGTTCGAAGTACAGCTTGTCGCTGGTATCGTAGTCGGTAGAAACGGTTTCCGGGTTGCAGTTCACCATGATGGTTTCGTAACCCATTTCGCGGAGAGCCATTGCAGCGTGGCAGCAGCAATAGTCGAATTCGATACCCTGGCCGATTCTGTTCGGGCCACCGCCGAGGATCATGATCTTCTTCGGGTTGTTGGTGGCGGTAGATTCGTCCTTGCAGTTGTAGGTAGAATAGTAGTAGTACTGGTCCTTCACGCCGCTAACAGGCACTGCGCACCAGCCTTCAACCATGCCAAGTTCGATACGCTTTGCACGAACGTCCTTTTCACGGATGCCGAGGATCTTTGCGATGTACTTGTCGCCGAAGCCGTCCTTCTTGGCCTGGATCAGGAGTTCGTCAGAAGGCATGCGACCCGGAGTCTTGAGCATCTTTTCTTCAAGTTCAACCAGTTCGCGCATCTGCTGCACGAAGTAAGCCTTTTCGTAAGTAGCTGCGAAAACTTCTTCGTCGGTTGCACCCTTACGGATGGCTTCGTACATCTGGAAGTGACGTTCAGAGGAAGCGGTCTTCATCATGTCGAGAAGTTCTTCCTTGGTCTTCTTGTTAAAGTCCTTAGCAAAGCCAAGACCTGCACGGCCATTTTCCAGACCGCGGATTGCCTTCTGGAGGGTTTCCTTATAGGTCTTACCGATTGCCATGACTTCGCCCACAGCCTTCATCTGGGTGCCGAGGCAATCGTCAACGCCGCGGAACTTTTCGAATGCCCAGCGAGCAAACTTCAGCACCACATAGTCGCCACTCGGGGTGTACTTTTCGAGGGTGCCGTCGCGCCAGTAGTCCATCTGGTCCAGAGTCATGCCAGCAGCCAGCTTTGCAGAAACGAGAGCGATGGGGAAACCGGTTGCCTTGGAAGCAAGAGCGGAGGAGCGAGAGGTACGGGGGTTGATTTCGATGATCACCACGCGGCCAGTCTTCGGGTCGTGTGCGAACTGAACGTTGGTACCGCCGATCACGCCGATAGCTTCAACAATCTTGAAAGCGTCGGTCTTCAGCTTTTCTTCAAGCTTCTTGTCGATGGTGAGGAACGGGGCTGCGCAGAAGGAGTCGCCAGTATGAACGCCCACCGGGTCAATGTTTTCGATGAAGCAGATAGCGATCATCTGGTTCTTGGAGTCGCGAACCACTTCCACTTCCAGTTCTTCCCAGCCGAGAATGGATTCTTCGATGAGGCACTGGTGAGTCATGGAAAGTTCAAGACCGTTACCGCAAATGGTACGGAGTTCTTCGACGTTGTAGCAGAAGCCGCCACCTGCACCACCCATGGTGTATGCCGGACGAACTACAACAGGGTAGCCGATTTCAGCAACGATCTTTTCGGCTTCTTCAACAGAGTGGCAAATGCCGGAGCGCGGGGTGTCGATGCCCAGCTGCTGCATGGTAGCCTTGAAGATTTCACGGTCTTCGCCGCGTTCGATAGCGTCCAGGTTCACGCCGATCACCTTCACGCCGTACTTGTCCAGAATGCCGGCCTTGTTCAGGGCAGAAGACAGATTCAAGCCAGTCTGACCGCCGAGGTTCGGGAGCAATGCCTGGGGACGTTCCTTGGCAATGATCTGTTCCAAGCGTTCGAGATTCAGCGGTTCGATGTAAGTGGCGTCGGCCATGACCGGGTCGGTCATGATGGTTGCCGGGTTAGAGTTCACCAGCACGATCTTGTAACCCTGTTCGCGCAGAGCCTTACAGGCCTGGGTGCCAGAGTAGTCGAATTCGCAAGCCTGGCCAATGACGATAGGACCAGAGCCGATGATGAGAACCTTATCGATACCTTCGATCTTCATTTTTTATCTCCGTTTGATTTAACTAATAAATGCCGGATCCTTCGCTCCGCTCAGGATGACGCGGTGGGAGCCGATCAAGATGACACGGGGCGGGGATAAATAAAACGCCGAACTAACAAGTCCGGCACTAATAAAATCAACAGTCTTGGAAATAATGGAAATAGCAACGGCGGAACAATGAATGGCGGAAGCAGCACCGTGGGTGCCAGTTCGCTTCATCATCTTTACATTTTTTGCCATTTTAGCCAATCGTTTATTTCACAAGGGTTAAACTTGTATAAATATAGCTTTAATTACAAAAAATGAAAGGCCTTTTTGGAATATGGGGACATCAAAAAGGTACCGCAGACTTGGGGGGTAAACCTGCGGTATTTTTACGTTATTGGCGTAACTTATTGAATGTCAGTGTGTTACGTGCGTTCGTCCGCGGCCTTCAGCAAGTTCAGGAACAGCGGGGCCGGATGAATCAGGGAAGACTTCAGTTCAGGGTGGCACTGGCAAGCCATGAAGTAGGGGTGGTCTGTCAGTTCCATGATCTGCATGATGTCTTCGCCGGAAGCCTTTCCTGAGAAGATAAGCTTCTGCGGGTTTGCGCCAGTGGGGTCGCCCTGTTCAATCTGCTGAACATACTGCGGGTTCACTTCGTAGCGGTGGCGGAAACGTTCGCGGGCGACGTTGGAACCATAAATTTCTTGAGCCTTGCTGCCTTCCTTGATCAGGATGTCGTGACCGCCCAGACGCATGGTGGCTCCCATATCCTTGATATGTTCCTGGCCGGGCAGGTAGGCGATAACCGGATGTTCCACGTGGTAGGTGTCGCTTTCCATTTCCACGGTGCCGGCTCCCTTCATGCCGCAGACGTGGCGTGCAAATTCCACCACGGAAAGCTGCATGCCGTAGCAAATGCCCAGGAAGGGAATCTTGTTTTCGCGGACATATTGGATGACCATGATCTTGCCTTCGATACCGCGGCTGCCGAAGCCACCGGGAACGATAACGGCGTCGACGCCTTTCAATGCGGATTCTACGGAAACGGCACCTGTTTCAATCTTTTCTGTGTCCACCCAGCGGATGTCTGCGCGCAGGTCCAGGTGAGCGGAAGCGTGACGGATGGATTCCACCACAGAAGCGTAGGAATCTTCCAGAGCCATGTACTTACCGCAGATGGCGACCGTCAAAGTCTTGCGGGGCGTTACGGAATTGCGCTTCAGGGATTCCACCAGCTTGCTCCACTGATCCAGTTTGGGCGGGGCGTAAATGTTCAGGCGCTTGGCGAGAATTTCGGGAATGCCTTCGGCGTCATAAACCAGCGGACATTCGTAAACGTGCTGTACGTCCACACCAGAAATCACGTGGTCTGCAGGCAGGTTGCAGAACAGACCGATCTTTTCTTTCAGATGGGGCTTGATATATTCTTCGCAACGGCCGATAACGATTTCCGGATAGATACCCAGGCGGTTCAAGTCATGGACGGACATCTGGGTGGGCTTGGACTTCTGTTCGTTAACGCCAGAAGGAATAGGCACGTAAGTCAGGTGTACGAACATGGCGTTGGTGCGGCCCACGTCGTGGCTCAGCTGACGGGCGGCTTCGATGTAGAACTGATTTTCCAAGTCACCGACGGTACCGCCGATTTCAATCAAGAGAACGTCTGCCTTTTCCTGGTCGGCGATGCGGTAGAACTGTTCCTTGATCAGATCGGTAACGTGGGGGATGAACTGGACGGTATGTCCCAGGTAATCGCCGCGACGTTCCTTGTCGAGAATCATCTTGAAGATGCGGCCCATGGTGAGGCTCCAGTCCTTCTTGGCGGTCACGTTCAAAAAGCGTTCGTAGTGGCCGAAGTCCATATCGCACTCGCCACCGTCGTCCAACACGAAAACTTCGCCGTGTTCGGTGGGGTTCATGGTACCCGGGTCTGTATTCAGGTAGCCGTCACATTTTACGGGAACCACCTTCATTCTAGCAGAAAGCAGCGCCCCGATGGACGCTGCCGCTACCCCTTTGCCAAGTCCGGAGATGACACCCCCGGTCACGATAATGAATTTCGTCTTTCCGTTGTAATTGTACTGCAATGCCATAATAAAACCTTTTTCGTGTGCTGTTCTAGGCCCAGCATCACGTCCCTTGTGTTTACACTTTGTGTAATTTCAACGCCTATATACGCAATAAGTGTGCCAAGGAAGAGTAACTGCATATTTTGGGGTTTAAAGCAGGAATTGTAAAAGCTTGACTTTACAAAAAATGAAAAATTAAGTCTGTGTTTTACAGTTTTTGTATAATAATGACTGGTGGTATAATCCCCCGTTTGCAAGTCAAAACGGTCCTGTTTTGGAAAGCTGGTTTTCGAGGGTGTTGAGAATTGGTGTTGTGCTCGTACTGCGTGTATATGGCACTTGTTTATACGTCTGCTATACCTTAGTGAGCGGTAATTTTTCCGTAATGATTTTGTAATGCAAATTATTTTTGAAATCTTACGTTATATGTTTAATTTTTGATAAATTACCTTTCTGCGCTAGTTTGTATAAGCGCAGGAGATGTTAATGATGAACAATAAGATGATTACGGCTTTGGTCCTGGCAGGTGGTGTTGCCTCCTGGGCCCAGCTGCTTTACGAAAAACCTGTTGACGAAAAGGTTGATCGCGTTTCTTTGGAACGTCCTTCCCGCATGGGAGAGAGCGTGAAGAAATTCGTGGATACCCAGAAGGCTTCTAAAAAGGTTAAGAAGGTTTCTGTGAAATCTGACCTTTTGGGCCGCAGCCGCAATAGCACGCTCACTTATGAAGTCGACGTGGCTTCTCAGCAGAAAATGAAGGTTTTGGTCAACGATGTCATGGTTGAACATGCCAGCCTTGAAACTGAATCGGGTTCTTTTGATTACAGCGCCTCTGCCGATTCCAAGAACTACGAACTGAACGGCGTAAAAATGTCCGAATCGCAGTTCCAGAAAAAGGCTGACAACAGTCGCAAGAAACTTCGCAAGAACAGAAGGAAGTTTAAGGCCCCTCGTGTAGAGTACATGACTGCAAGTGAAATTGAACAGGAAATTTCTTCGAACGAGAACGTTTATGTTTCCGAATATAAAGGCGTGAAGTATGATGGTCTCGATTTTGGCGAAGACACCTATCTGGAAGACTTCTATATCCGCACTAAGTCTGGTATTGATACTTACGCCTGGAATAAGGGCTACTATGGCCAGGGTGTGGGTATTTACTATAGCGAAGGTGGTTGCGTTCCCGATAACTATGTAAACCACAATTACTTTACGCAGATGAATAACTGCCCCAACGGCGTTTCTAGCCATGCAATTGGTGTGGCCCGTGTTCTGCAGTCTTCTACCGGCGAATCTCACATTTATGGATCTGCTGAGGTTATTTATCCCGAGGATCCCGATAAGTATCCTGTACCTATTTATATCGGTTCCCAGTCTTGGGGCTATGTGTACGATTACCCCTATTATTGCTCCGCTGACGCCATCATGGATAACTACATCTATGAATATGGTGTAGCCCAGTTCGTTGCTGCAGGAAACGATTACCGCTATTCCTATGTGTCGACTCCTGCAAGATCTATGAATGCTGTGGCTGTTGGAGCCGTTTCTCCCATCGATTACAAGTACATGGTCTATTCTTCCTCTAGAAATGGATATGCCCATAATGATAAGCCTGAAGTGGCCAACTTTACCAACTTCTATTTCCGCAGGGATCTTCATTACAGTGACGAGAATGGATCTTACAATGGCCGATTCAATGGAACCAGTGCTGCAACCCCTTATACGGCAGGCATGGCTGCACTCCTGTTGTCTAAGTACCCGTCTTTGAAATGGCATCCTGAAATGCTGAAGGCGGTAATGTTGGTGGGAAGTACTCGTGATGTGGGCAATACGGACTATGATTATGATGGCATCGGAACATTCAAGGCTGGCATTCCCATGCTTGACAGGCTGACTACTTCTCCCTTGTTCAAGAATCGGTACTGGTATGGTGCGAACAACACCAATTTTGACAAAAATGGAAGAATCAGTTTTACTGAATCTAATATTCAGAAGGGCAAGCGTTACCGTGCCGCTATTTCATGGCTGTCTTCGGGTGAGTACGTGATGAATAATCAGAGACTCCCTCAGGATATTGACCTGGTGATCAGGCAGAATGGGACAATCATCGCTTCGTCTGCTTCGTCGTACAATCCCTTTGAGTTGGTTGATTTTGTTGCTCCCAACTCTGGCGAAATCGAGGTGGTCATTACCCGCTATAGAAACAGCTCTGCATCCGAAAACGTGAAGCTTGGCTTTAGCATTCTGCAGGTGGACTAAACCCCCTCCTAAAACCACCATCTGCTGATGCGAAAAATCCTCAGTCCGAAAGGGCTGAGGATTACTTTTTTTTGAAAGATTTCTGAGTTGTATGGACCCGAAAATGTTAGGGCTCGTCTGCGAATGGGTCGGGAATGTCGAAGTACTGATCGGTTTCCTTGCTTTCGACGCAGCGTACGGGTGTCCAGATTTCTCGATCCTGACTGATGATGCTTGCCTTGTCGGAATCGTTTTGCAGAAGGAGAACAGTTAACTCGTGGTTGTCTTCGTAATCGCTAGAAAGAATGACTCCCTTTATTCCCTGGTCGTAATAACGTGTGCGGAATTCCTTGGCGTCGTGGTCGTAATGGTAGGGGTCTGCCAAACCTGTGGCGAACATGGAAAATCCCAGGAGGTCTGTGGCGGGGGAGGCATTGTCGTCGGGTGTCCAGCTGGTTGTTGCCTTCAGGTTCATTCCGGCCTGATTTGCGCCGCCGGCGATTTCAATCAATTCGGCGAAGTCGTTCTTGTTGGGCAAACGCCAACCTTTGGGGCAGATGCCGCGAATGGCACCCTGGGCCTCGCAGTAGTTGTCGGTGCCGCATCTTCTTCCGTTGGAACTGAAGACGGCCGAAGAGTCCATGGCCGTGCCCAGAGAGTAGAAACGTCCGAATTTAGCGCAATTCTCTTCGTCATTGTTGGGACAGGAGTTGCCGTAATTGTCGTTGAAATTGTAATTCAGGTTCTGGGCCATCCAGTTGGTGGTCCCGATTTTAACCGTCTTGTACGTCTGATTATCGCGGGTATCGATCAAGACGCCTGTTTCAAAAGGCTGTTCGCTGGAAGAGCTGATGTCTTCGCTGGAAGAAGAAATTTCTTCGCTAGAAGATGAAATGTCTTCGCTGGAGGAAGATTCCGGTTCGTCAGAGGAACTGGAAGTTTCTTCGGAAGAACTGGAAACCTTTTCTGAAGAACTGGATTTTTCTTTAGAAGAACTGGAAGTGTCCTTGGAAGAGCTGGACGAGGGCTGATCTTTGCTTGTGGAGGACTGAATTTCGCTGGTGCTGGAGGCGGGATCGTCTTCCGGGCTGGTGGAATCGTTACCGCAGGCGCATAACGTGAGCGCGATTGCCGAAGCAACCAATTTGAAGATTTTCTTGTTCATTTTAACTCCTAATAAGTTCAAAATAAATATAACAAGAGTTTATATGTTGATTGCTTTTGGGGATGTTAAAAAAAGAAAACGCGAATCTTTCGATCCGCGCCTTCATTATGAGGTTCGATTTTTAATGGTGCGTGCAGTTTCGCTCGCGCTGTTCATTAGTAAATAAAGTGACATTGGGCCACCCACCTTCGACGGGTGGCCATGCTTTTTATCTTAATAGATAAAAAGCATTTCACGATACTTGGGCAGCGGCCACTGTTCATCGGAGATGATGCCTTCCAGCTTGTCCACAACCTTGCGGAGGGAGACCATAGCTTCCAGCTTCAGCTGATGCTTGCCGGCGATAGCCTTTTCCATGACGGCGATTTCTTCGACGAGAGCCTTGTAGCCTTCGGCCAGTTCCTTAGCGTAGGAATCGACGGAAACCAGACCCTGGTTGATTGCCATTTCGTTCACCTTCAGGGCTTCGGAGTAAGCCTTCACGACCTGCGGGAGGACGATGCTCTTGGCCATGTCGTAAGCGACCTTGGCTTCGATGTCGACGCGCTTGTGGTAGTCTTCCAGGTTGACTTCGTAGCGGGATTCAAGTTCCACCTTGTTGAACACGCCGTACTTCTTGAAGAGAGCAACGTTTTCCTTCTTGGTGAGAGCGGAAAGTGCTTCCATGGTGGTACGGATGTTGGGGAGACCGCGCTTTTCTGCTTCAGCAACCCATTCGTCGGTGTAGCCGTTACCGTTGAAGATAACGCGCTTGTGTTCCTTGATGATGGACTGCAGGAGCTTCTGGAGTTCCTTGTGGAAGTTGGCCTTGGAGACCTTTTCCATCTTGTCGGCGATCATGTCGAATGCTTCGGCAACGATGGTGTTCAGGATAACGTTGGGTTCAGAGCAGGACTGGCTAGAACCCGGTGCACGGAATTCGAACTTGTTGCCAGTGAATGCGAACGGGGAAGTACGGTTACGGTCGGTAGCGTCGCGGGGGAGCGGCGGCAGGATGTCGGAACCGAGCTTCATGGCACCGCCCTGCTTGCTGGACTTGGGTTCACCCTTTTCCAGCTGTTCGACGACGTCAGCAAGCTGGTCGCCGAGGTACATGGAGATGATTGCCGGAGGAGCTTCGTTAGCACCGAGACGATGGTCGTTGCCTGCGCCAGAAACGGACATTCTCAGCAAGTCGGCGTGGGTGTCAACTGCATAGACAACAGCGCAGAGGGTGGTGAGGAAGATTGCGTTCTGGTGAGGATCCTTACCCGGGTTCAAGAGGTTGGTCTTACCGTAGTTCACGGACCAGTTGTTGTGCTTACCGGAACCGTTGATGCCTGCAAACGGCTTTTCGTGGAGGAGGCAAACAAGGCCGTTGCGATCAGCGACGTTACGGAGCACTTCCATAATCTGCATGTTGTGGTCGCAAGCCAGGTTCACTTCTTCGAACATGGGTGCAAGTTCGAACTGGGCAGGAGCCACTTCGTTATGACGGGTCTTAGCCGGAATGCCAAGCTTCCACAGTTCGTCTTCAACTTCGTTCATGAAGTTCAAGATGCGAGCCGGGATAGAACCGAAGTAGTGGTCTTCCATCTGCTGGTGCTTAGCGGAAGCAGCACCGAAGAGGGTGCGGCCAGCCTGGTAAAGGTCCGGGCGCTGGAGGTAGAACTTCTTGTC of the Fibrobacter sp. UWH6 genome contains:
- the pyrG gene encoding glutamine hydrolyzing CTP synthase → MALQYNYNGKTKFIIVTGGVISGLGKGVAAASIGALLSARMKVVPVKCDGYLNTDPGTMNPTEHGEVFVLDDGGECDMDFGHYERFLNVTAKKDWSLTMGRIFKMILDKERRGDYLGHTVQFIPHVTDLIKEQFYRIADQEKADVLLIEIGGTVGDLENQFYIEAARQLSHDVGRTNAMFVHLTYVPIPSGVNEQKSKPTQMSVHDLNRLGIYPEIVIGRCEEYIKPHLKEKIGLFCNLPADHVISGVDVQHVYECPLVYDAEGIPEILAKRLNIYAPPKLDQWSKLVESLKRNSVTPRKTLTVAICGKYMALEDSYASVVESIRHASAHLDLRADIRWVDTEKIETGAVSVESALKGVDAVIVPGGFGSRGIEGKIMVIQYVRENKIPFLGICYGMQLSVVEFARHVCGMKGAGTVEMESDTYHVEHPVIAYLPGQEHIKDMGATMRLGGHDILIKEGSKAQEIYGSNVARERFRHRYEVNPQYVQQIEQGDPTGANPQKLIFSGKASGEDIMQIMELTDHPYFMACQCHPELKSSLIHPAPLFLNLLKAADERT
- the carB gene encoding carbamoyl-phosphate synthase large subunit, giving the protein MKIEGIDKVLIIGSGPIVIGQACEFDYSGTQACKALREQGYKIVLVNSNPATIMTDPVMADATYIEPLNLERLEQIIAKERPQALLPNLGGQTGLNLSSALNKAGILDKYGVKVIGVNLDAIERGEDREIFKATMQQLGIDTPRSGICHSVEEAEKIVAEIGYPVVVRPAYTMGGAGGGFCYNVEELRTICGNGLELSMTHQCLIEESILGWEELEVEVVRDSKNQMIAICFIENIDPVGVHTGDSFCAAPFLTIDKKLEEKLKTDAFKIVEAIGVIGGTNVQFAHDPKTGRVVIIEINPRTSRSSALASKATGFPIALVSAKLAAGMTLDQMDYWRDGTLEKYTPSGDYVVLKFARWAFEKFRGVDDCLGTQMKAVGEVMAIGKTYKETLQKAIRGLENGRAGLGFAKDFNKKTKEELLDMMKTASSERHFQMYEAIRKGATDEEVFAATYEKAYFVQQMRELVELEEKMLKTPGRMPSDELLIQAKKDGFGDKYIAKILGIREKDVRAKRIELGMVEGWCAVPVSGVKDQYYYYSTYNCKDESTATNNPKKIMILGGGPNRIGQGIEFDYCCCHAAMALREMGYETIMVNCNPETVSTDYDTSDKLYFEPVTLEDVLQIYKKEQPAGVIVQFGGQTPLNIARALSDEGVKILGTSIDSIDIAEDRDLFRKMMDQL
- a CDS encoding FISUMP domain-containing protein, whose product is MNKKIFKLVASAIALTLCACGNDSTSPEDDPASSTSEIQSSTSKDQPSSSSSKDTSSSSKEKSSSSEKVSSSSEETSSSSDEPESSSSEDISSSSEEISSSSEDISSSSEQPFETGVLIDTRDNQTYKTVKIGTTNWMAQNLNYNFNDNYGNSCPNNDEENCAKFGRFYSLGTAMDSSAVFSSNGRRCGTDNYCEAQGAIRGICPKGWRLPNKNDFAELIEIAGGANQAGMNLKATTSWTPDDNASPATDLLGFSMFATGLADPYHYDHDAKEFRTRYYDQGIKGVILSSDYEDNHELTVLLLQNDSDKASIISQDREIWTPVRCVESKETDQYFDIPDPFADEP
- a CDS encoding S8 family serine peptidase, which produces MMNNKMITALVLAGGVASWAQLLYEKPVDEKVDRVSLERPSRMGESVKKFVDTQKASKKVKKVSVKSDLLGRSRNSTLTYEVDVASQQKMKVLVNDVMVEHASLETESGSFDYSASADSKNYELNGVKMSESQFQKKADNSRKKLRKNRRKFKAPRVEYMTASEIEQEISSNENVYVSEYKGVKYDGLDFGEDTYLEDFYIRTKSGIDTYAWNKGYYGQGVGIYYSEGGCVPDNYVNHNYFTQMNNCPNGVSSHAIGVARVLQSSTGESHIYGSAEVIYPEDPDKYPVPIYIGSQSWGYVYDYPYYCSADAIMDNYIYEYGVAQFVAAGNDYRYSYVSTPARSMNAVAVGAVSPIDYKYMVYSSSRNGYAHNDKPEVANFTNFYFRRDLHYSDENGSYNGRFNGTSAATPYTAGMAALLLSKYPSLKWHPEMLKAVMLVGSTRDVGNTDYDYDGIGTFKAGIPMLDRLTTSPLFKNRYWYGANNTNFDKNGRISFTESNIQKGKRYRAAISWLSSGEYVMNNQRLPQDIDLVIRQNGTIIASSASSYNPFELVDFVAPNSGEIEVVITRYRNSSASENVKLGFSILQVD
- a CDS encoding glutamine synthetase III encodes the protein MAASPANVDFYGEDVFNSEAMKAYLPKDVCKKLFATIENGVALDPSIAGEVAHAMKKWAMDRGATHFTHWFQPLTGSTAEKHDSFLEPEGDKAIMAFSGKNLIVGEPDASSFPSGGIRSTFEARGYTAWDPTSPAFIKRHGNGATLCIPTAFCSYTGEALDKKTPLLRSIQALQKSADRLMGLFGVEKQKVTVTLGAEQEYFLVDKKFYLQRPDLYQAGRTLFGAASAKHQQMEDHYFGSIPARILNFMNEVEDELWKLGIPAKTRHNEVAPAQFELAPMFEEVNLACDHNMQIMEVLRNVADRNGLVCLLHEKPFAGINGSGKHNNWSVNYGKTNLLNPGKDPHQNAIFLTTLCAVVYAVDTHADLLRMSVSGAGNDHRLGANEAPPAIISMYLGDQLADVVEQLEKGEPKSSKQGGAMKLGSDILPPLPRDATDRNRTSPFAFTGNKFEFRAPGSSQSCSEPNVILNTIVAEAFDMIADKMEKVSKANFHKELQKLLQSIIKEHKRVIFNGNGYTDEWVAEAEKRGLPNIRTTMEALSALTKKENVALFKKYGVFNKVELESRYEVNLEDYHKRVDIEAKVAYDMAKSIVLPQVVKAYSEALKVNEMAINQGLVSVDSYAKELAEGYKALVEEIAVMEKAIAGKHQLKLEAMVSLRKVVDKLEGIISDEQWPLPKYREMLFIY